The following coding sequences are from one Rutidosis leptorrhynchoides isolate AG116_Rl617_1_P2 chromosome 11, CSIRO_AGI_Rlap_v1, whole genome shotgun sequence window:
- the LOC139876285 gene encoding dirigent protein 7-like — protein sequence MAQILPKHIYIILTIFLFSLLIEGESEKFAKSLSPKLLHLKKEKLTHLHFYWHDIFSGEHPTKVTVVKTVDNTTKTFFGAVSVLDDALRVGPGANSKIVGRAQGMYVASNQKNYSIVMAMSFEFTEGEYNGSTLSVLGSNLVALPKREVPIVGGSGLFRFSSGYAIIKTYKFIPTVFAIMEMDFYVLHYGDS from the coding sequence ATGGCTCAAATTCTCCCAAAGCATATCTACATCATTCTTACTATTTTCCTTTTCTCACTTCTCATAGAAGGAGAATCTGAAAAATTTGCAAAAAGTTTGTCACCAAAATTACTTCACTTAAAAAAAGAGAAGCTAACACACCTTCACTTCTACTGGCACGACATATTTAGTGGTGAGCATCCCACCAAGGTGACGGTAGTTAAGACGGTTGACAACACCACAAAAACCTTCTTTGGGGCTGTGTCGGTGCTTGACGATGCTTTAAGAGTCGGTCCGGGAGCAAACTCTAAGATTGTGGGACGAGCTCAAGGGATGTATGTGGCTTCCAACCAAAAGAATTACTCAATAGTTATGGCTATGAGTTTCGAGTTTACTGAAGGGGAATACAATGGTAGTACTTTGAGTGTACTAGGGAGTAACCTAGTCGCGTTACCTAAAAGAGAAGTGCCGATTGTGGGTGGGTCCGGGCTTTTCCGATTTTCTAGTGGTTATGCAATCATTAAAACATATAAGTTCATTCCGACCGTGTTCGCGATCATGGAAATGGATTTTTATGTCCTCCATTATGGAGACTCTTAA